A window from Cryptomeria japonica chromosome 1, Sugi_1.0, whole genome shotgun sequence encodes these proteins:
- the LOC131031212 gene encoding peroxiredoxin-2E-1, chloroplastic → MASLCRLTYALRRLHCTFPPACFSILNTSSSFPAQNSATPTLSPPLQSYFTSCTSANTNPSWKNKNIRGYGIAVAAQTPIKVGDRLPEATLSYFDKEGNLQTVSTSGLATGKKIVLFAVPGAFTPTCSQKHVPGFVEKSDQLRAKGVDLIACVSVNDAFVLKAWSESIGVDGDKLLVLSDGNRHFTDAMGVAVDLSDKPVGLGVRSRRYSLLAEDGVVKVLHLEEGGSYTISGADDILKAL, encoded by the coding sequence ATGGCTTCGCTGTGCAGACTTACCTACGCCCTTCGTAGGCTTCATTGTACATTTCCCCCTGCTTGCTTTTCAATCCTCAACACATCTTCATCCTTCCCAGCTCAAAATTCAGCAACTCCCACTTTATCGCCGCCATTACAGAGCTATTTTACTTCGTGCACCTCAGCAAACACAAACCCCTCATGGAAAAATAAAAATATCCGTGGTTACGGCATTGCAGTGGCGGCACAAACCCCAATAAAAGTGGGCGACAGGCTTCCAGAAGCAACGCTTTCGTATTTTGATAAAGAAGGGAATTTGCAGACAGTTTCGACTTCGGGACTGGCCACCGGCAAAAAAATTGTGTTATTTGCCGTGCCGGGAGCTTTTACGCCTACCTGCTCGCAAAAGCATGTCCCTGGATTTGTCGAGAAGTCAGATCAACTGCGTGCTAAAGGCGTCGATTTGATTGCTTGTGTTTCTGTCAATGATGCCTTCGTGCTTAAAGCTTGGTCGGAATCCATCGGGGTCGACGGAGATAAGTTGCTCGTGCTTTCAGATGGAAACCGGCATTTCACGGATGCTATGGGAGTCGCCGTCGATTTAAGCGATAAGCCTGTTGGTCTCGGCGTGCGTTCACGCAGGTATTCGCTGCTTGCAGAGGATGGCGTTGTGAAAGTTCTTCATTTGGAAGAAGGGGGTTCATATACCATAAGCGGGGCAGATGATATACTTAAAGCCCTTTGA
- the LOC131031209 gene encoding uncharacterized protein LOC131031209, whose protein sequence is MPPPHPEGGGGGGGGPGPGGGGGGGGGGGPGPGGGPPPGPGLFGFVTGVVADGLHFIFRRPPPPPPPPPPGPPGPPGPPPR, encoded by the coding sequence ATGCCTCCTCCACATCCTGAAGGAGGAGGCGGCGGCGGCGGTGGCCCTGGACCAGGTGGTGGAGGCGGAGGCGGCGGCGGCGGCGGCCCTGGACCAGGTGGTGGTCCTCCTCCAGGCCCTGGATTGTTTGGATTTGTTACTGGCGTTGTTGCTGATGGCCTCCATTTCATCTTCAGaagaccaccaccaccaccaccaccaccacctcctggCCCCCCTGGGCCTCCTGGTCCTCCTCCTCGCTAG